A DNA window from Brassica napus cultivar Da-Ae chromosome C1, Da-Ae, whole genome shotgun sequence contains the following coding sequences:
- the LOC106394683 gene encoding MADS-box protein AGL24 isoform X1, producing MAREKIRIKKIDNLTARQVTFSKRRRGIIKKASELSILCDADVALIIFSATGKLFEFSSSSMRDILGRYNLHASNINKMMGPPSPYHQQLENCNLSRLSKEVEDKTKQLRQMRGEDLEGLNLEELQRLEKSLESGLSRVSEKKGECVMSQISSLEKRGSELVDENRRLREQLESLEMAKTMALKEVVETESATTNVSSYDSGAPIEDDFSDTSLKLGLPSWE from the exons ATGGCGAGAGAGAAGATAAGGATAAAGAAGATAGATAACCTAACAGCGAGACAAGTTACTTTCTCTAAGAGAAGAAGGGGAATCATCAAGAAAGCCAGTGAACTTTCGATTCTTTGCGATGCTGATGTTGCTCTCATCATCTTCTCTGCTACTGGAAAGCTCTTCGAATTCTCTAGCTCAAG TATGAGAGACATCTTGGGAAGGTATAATCTTCATGCAAGTAACATCAACAAAATGATGGGTCCACCTTCTCCGTATCACCAG CAGCTAGAGAATTGTAACCTCTCCCGACTAAGTAAGGAAGTCGAAGACAAAACCAAGCAGCTCAG ACAAATGAGAGGGGAAGATCTTGAAGGATTGAACTTAGAAGAGTTGCAGCGGCTGGAGAAATCGCTTGAATCTGGACTTAGTCGTGTGTCTGAAAAGAAG GGCGAATGTGTGATGAGCCAGATATCTTCACTTGAGAAACGG GGATCAGAGTTGGTGGATGAGAATAGAAGACTGAGGGAGCAA CTTGAGTCGTTGGAAATGGCTAAAACGATGGCGTTAAAGGAGGTTGTGGAGACAGAGTCGGCGACCACAAATGTGTCAAGCTATGACAGTGGAGCTCCCATTGAAGATGACTTCTCAGATACTTCCCTTAAGCTTGG gCTTCCGTCTTGGGAATGA
- the LOC106396516 gene encoding O-fucosyltransferase 31-like: MKQLQPLHSLNQTQRIALAGVLALLLPIFSPNLFRPLGRASPSLFSEWNAPRPRHLRLLEGALHRQISIRQQVELWSPLPDQSWKPCTQSFTGSPLPEKSQGFLQVFLDGGLNQQRMGICDAVAVAKILNVTLVIPRLEVNPVWQDSSSFADIFDVDHFVTVLKDEVRIVRELPTQYAWSTRDYYATGIRATRIKTAPTHASAEWYVENVLPVIQSYGIAAVAPFSHRLAFDNVPESIQRLRCKVNFEALNFVPRIRELGDALVHRLRNPPSTSKTSGDTDPTERVNTIAKSGAGKFVVLHLRFDKDMAAHSGCDFGGGKAEKLALAKYRQVIWQGRVLNSQFTDEELRNKGRCPLTPEEIGLLLSALGFTNNTRLYLASHQVYGGEARISTLRKLFPVLENKKSLASAEELAEVEGKASLMAAVDYYVSMKSDIFISASPGNMHNALLAHRAYLNLKTINPNMILLGQVLVNKSLGWSEFEGAVVNGHKNRQGQLRLRKQKQSIYTYPAPDCMCKAA; the protein is encoded by the exons ATGAAGCAACTTCAGCCATTACACAGCCTTAACCAGACGCAGAGGATAGCTCTCGCTGGGGTTCTCGCCCTCCTCCTCCCGATCTTCTCCCCCAATCTCTTCCGCCCTCTTGGTCGCGcctctccttctctcttctcc GAATGGAATGCTCCAAGGCCTAGACATCTGCGCTTACTCGAAGGTGCTCTTCATCGACAAATT TCGATCAGACAACAGGTGGAGTTATGGTCTCCCTTGCCAGATCAATCTTGGAAGCCTTGCACTCAATCTTTTACAGGATCTC CCTTGCCTGAGAAGTCTCAAGGGTTTCTTCAGGTGTTCCTCGACGGTGGACTTAATCAACAAAGAATGGGG ATATGTGATGCGGTTGCTGTTGCCAAGATACTGAACGTCACGCTTGTGATTCCACGCCTTGAAGTTAATCCTGTTTGGCAAGATTCAAG TTCGTTCGCAGATATATTCGATGTGGATCATTTTGTAACTGTCCTTAAAGACGAGGTCCGGATCGTCAGAGAGCTTCCTACACAATACGCTTGGAGCACGCGTGATTACTACGCAACAGGCATTCGAGCTACTAGGATCAAGACTGCCCCTACTCATGCCTCAGCAGAGTGGTATGTTGAAAACGTCTTGCCTGTTATCCAGAG TTATGGCATCGCTGCTGTTGCCCCATTCTCTCACCGTTTGGCGTTTGACAATGTTCCTGAAAGTATACAACGGTTACGCTGTAAAGTGAACTTTGAAGCATTGAACTTTGTTCCTCGCATTCGTGAGCTAGGAGATGCTCTTGTGCATCGACTCAGAAACCCTCCTTCCACCTCTAAAACATCAGGTGATACGGATCCAACAGAGAGAGTAAACACCATTGCAAAATCTGGAGCTGGAAAGTTCGTCGTGCTTCATCTTCGCTTCGATAAA GATATGGCTGCTCATTCAGGATGTGACTTTGGAGGCGGCAAGGCGGAGAAACTAGCGCTGGCGAAATACCGCCAAGTGATCTGGCAAGGAAGGGTGTTAAACTCACAGTTCACAGACGAAGAGCTAAGAAACAAAGGGCGTTGTCCATTAACACCCGAAGAGATTGGTCTCCTTCTTTCAGCGTTGGGTTTCACCAACAACACCCGTCTCTACCTAGCTTCCCACCAGGTCTACGGAGGAGAAGCGAGAATCTCCACCCTGCGTAAACTCTTCCCGGTGTTGGAAAACAAGAAAAGCCTAGCCTCTGCGGAGGAGCTAGCTGAGGTAGAAGGGAAAGCTTCTTTGATGGCTGCAGTGGATTACTACGTGAGCATGAAGAGTGATATTTTCATCTCTGCATCTCCAGGGAATATGCACAACGCATTGCTGGCGCATAGAGCTTACTTGAACTTGAAGACCATAAACCCGAATATGATACTGTTGGGACAGGTTTTGGTGAACAAGAGCTTAGGGTGGTCTGAGTTTGAAGGAGCAGTTGTGAATGGGCACAAGAACAGGCAAGGCCAGCTTCGTTTGCGGAAGCAGAAACAGTCTATTTACACTTATCCAGCTCCTGATTGTATGTGCAAAGCAGCTTAA
- the LOC106394683 gene encoding MADS-box protein AGL24 isoform X2 → MAREKIRIKKIDNLTARQVTFSKRRRGIIKKASELSILCDADVALIIFSATGKLFEFSSSSMRDILGRYNLHASNINKMMGPPSPYHQLENCNLSRLSKEVEDKTKQLRQMRGEDLEGLNLEELQRLEKSLESGLSRVSEKKGECVMSQISSLEKRGSELVDENRRLREQLESLEMAKTMALKEVVETESATTNVSSYDSGAPIEDDFSDTSLKLGLPSWE, encoded by the exons ATGGCGAGAGAGAAGATAAGGATAAAGAAGATAGATAACCTAACAGCGAGACAAGTTACTTTCTCTAAGAGAAGAAGGGGAATCATCAAGAAAGCCAGTGAACTTTCGATTCTTTGCGATGCTGATGTTGCTCTCATCATCTTCTCTGCTACTGGAAAGCTCTTCGAATTCTCTAGCTCAAG TATGAGAGACATCTTGGGAAGGTATAATCTTCATGCAAGTAACATCAACAAAATGATGGGTCCACCTTCTCCGTATCACCAG CTAGAGAATTGTAACCTCTCCCGACTAAGTAAGGAAGTCGAAGACAAAACCAAGCAGCTCAG ACAAATGAGAGGGGAAGATCTTGAAGGATTGAACTTAGAAGAGTTGCAGCGGCTGGAGAAATCGCTTGAATCTGGACTTAGTCGTGTGTCTGAAAAGAAG GGCGAATGTGTGATGAGCCAGATATCTTCACTTGAGAAACGG GGATCAGAGTTGGTGGATGAGAATAGAAGACTGAGGGAGCAA CTTGAGTCGTTGGAAATGGCTAAAACGATGGCGTTAAAGGAGGTTGTGGAGACAGAGTCGGCGACCACAAATGTGTCAAGCTATGACAGTGGAGCTCCCATTGAAGATGACTTCTCAGATACTTCCCTTAAGCTTGG gCTTCCGTCTTGGGAATGA